One genomic region from Sulfurimonas sp. encodes:
- the obgE gene encoding GTPase ObgE, translated as MFTDSVELTVSSGKGGQGCVAFRREKFVLNGGPNGGDGGKGGDIWFKCDNNTHTLSHFQRRMHLKANGGAQGEASRMSGKSGEKKVIIVPPGTQIIDTDSGEVLFDMLKDGQEEKFLQGGKGGLGNTHFKSPTNQRPTYAQPGEKGETRAIKLDLKLIADVGLVGFPNVGKSTLISTVSNARPEIANYEFTTLTPKLGQVNIGDFESFVMADIPGIIGGAHEGKGLGIQFLRHIERTKTLLYMVDLASYRDLKEQIEVLKDEISSFSEKLGDSNYAIALTRVDIVPPDEINSLVSGFLDLLGLKANSSCEFNFDSSMPYFVQDSADETLGYDKKLPYLVAPISSATSKNIEAIKYALFNLVQTNRK; from the coding sequence ATGTTCACAGATAGTGTCGAATTAACAGTTTCATCTGGTAAAGGTGGACAAGGGTGTGTTGCATTTCGTAGAGAAAAATTTGTACTAAATGGTGGTCCAAATGGTGGAGATGGTGGAAAAGGTGGTGACATTTGGTTTAAGTGCGATAATAACACACATACTCTTTCTCACTTTCAAAGAAGAATGCATTTAAAAGCAAATGGTGGAGCACAAGGTGAAGCTTCTCGCATGTCAGGAAAGTCTGGTGAGAAGAAAGTAATCATTGTCCCTCCTGGAACACAAATTATAGATACTGATAGTGGTGAAGTTCTTTTTGATATGCTTAAAGATGGTCAAGAAGAGAAGTTTTTACAGGGTGGAAAAGGTGGGCTTGGAAATACTCACTTTAAATCACCAACAAATCAAAGACCAACTTATGCTCAACCTGGTGAAAAAGGTGAAACTAGAGCTATTAAGTTAGACCTGAAACTTATAGCTGATGTTGGACTTGTTGGTTTTCCAAATGTTGGAAAATCTACTCTTATCTCAACAGTATCAAATGCAAGACCTGAAATTGCAAACTATGAGTTTACAACACTTACCCCAAAACTTGGTCAAGTAAATATTGGAGATTTTGAGTCATTTGTAATGGCTGATATTCCAGGTATTATTGGTGGAGCACATGAAGGTAAAGGTTTAGGTATCCAATTTTTACGACATATTGAGAGAACTAAGACTCTTTTGTATATGGTTGATTTAGCTTCATATCGTGACTTAAAAGAACAGATAGAAGTTTTAAAAGATGAAATATCTTCATTTAGCGAAAAACTAGGAGATAGTAACTATGCGATAGCTTTAACAAGAGTAGATATCGTTCCTCCTGATGAGATAAATTCACTAGTAAGTGGTTTTTTAGACCTTCTAGGTTTAAAAGCGAATAGTTCTTGCGAGTTTAACTTTGACTCATCGATGCCATATTTTGTTCAAGACTCAGCAGATGAAACTCTTGGTTATGATAAAAAACTTCCATATCTTGTTGCACCAATATCTTCAGCAACTTCTAAAAATATTGAAGCAATTAAATATGCTTTATTTAACTTAGTACAAACAAATAGAAAATAA
- the proB gene encoding glutamate 5-kinase, giving the protein MMRIVVKVGSAVLAENDSIALERMQALVDFLAKLRKNNEVVLVSSGAVAAGYTKIQLDRSILTNKQALASIGQPILMHTYAEKFSQHSIIISQVLLTAANLSKAQEISKIKNTVDTLLKNSVLPIINENDATTTDELEVGDNDQLSAYITKHIEADILIILSDIDAYYDKDPRKNSDAKILKVVNYIDKKDLDKNVTPHGTFATGGIVTKLKAASYLLQNDIDTFLATGFDLSDIKSYLLDKNHIGGTLFTKTKS; this is encoded by the coding sequence ATAATGCGAATTGTTGTTAAGGTTGGAAGTGCAGTTTTAGCTGAAAATGACTCTATCGCTTTAGAAAGAATGCAAGCGTTAGTTGATTTTTTAGCCAAGTTAAGAAAAAATAATGAAGTTGTTTTAGTATCTTCTGGTGCTGTGGCTGCTGGATATACAAAAATACAACTAGATAGAAGTATTTTGACAAATAAACAAGCCCTAGCATCTATTGGGCAACCAATATTAATGCATACATATGCCGAGAAATTTTCTCAACATAGTATTATTATTTCTCAAGTTTTACTAACAGCTGCAAATCTTAGTAAAGCTCAAGAGATAAGTAAAATCAAAAATACAGTTGATACACTTTTAAAAAATAGTGTTCTTCCTATTATAAATGAAAATGATGCAACTACGACTGATGAGTTAGAAGTTGGAGATAATGATCAACTATCAGCGTACATAACTAAACATATAGAAGCTGATATCTTAATTATACTATCTGACATAGATGCTTATTATGATAAAGACCCGAGAAAAAATTCAGATGCTAAAATACTTAAAGTTGTAAATTATATTGATAAAAAAGATTTAGATAAAAATGTAACTCCTCACGGTACTTTTGCAACAGGTGGAATAGTTACAAAACTAAAAGCAGCTTCGTATCTTTTACAAAATGATATAGATACTTTTTTAGCAACAGGATTTGATTTAAGTGATATAAAGAGTTATTTACTTGATAAAAACCATATAGGTGGAACACTTTTTACAAAGACTAAATCATGA
- the fmt gene encoding methionyl-tRNA formyltransferase: MNIIFMGTPNYAKEILQKIIQTDEMNVVGVYTQPDKPVGRKKTLTAPVVKILAQENEIKVYQPIRLRDEEVVKELLNIECDYIVVAAYGQILPKEILDHAPCINLHASILPKYRGASPIQQSILSADKQTGVTAMLMDIGLDTGDILKIKKIDIDDDEMVESLFDRLTICAADLILEVLKNYKSYTPKQQNELKATHCKKITKKDGEISFDNASDLYNKYRAFTPWPAIYLSSALKLKHIELLEVHSVNEKGKILLIDKKSIVVGCEKGSIRIFKVQPASKKEMDILSYINGKRLNLADTLS, from the coding sequence ATGAATATTATTTTTATGGGTACTCCAAATTATGCAAAAGAAATTTTGCAAAAAATAATTCAAACAGATGAAATGAATGTAGTTGGAGTTTATACTCAACCTGATAAGCCAGTAGGTCGTAAAAAAACACTAACTGCTCCTGTTGTCAAAATATTAGCACAAGAAAATGAGATAAAAGTATATCAACCAATTAGACTTAGAGATGAGGAAGTAGTAAAAGAACTTCTAAATATTGAGTGTGATTATATTGTTGTTGCAGCATATGGACAAATACTTCCAAAAGAAATATTAGATCATGCCCCTTGTATAAATCTTCATGCTTCAATATTGCCAAAATATAGAGGTGCAAGTCCAATCCAACAGAGTATTCTTAGTGCTGATAAGCAAACAGGTGTAACAGCTATGCTTATGGATATCGGTTTAGATACTGGTGATATTTTAAAAATAAAAAAAATTGACATAGATGATGATGAGATGGTAGAGAGTCTGTTTGATAGACTGACTATTTGTGCAGCTGACTTAATACTAGAAGTACTTAAAAACTATAAATCATATACTCCAAAACAACAAAATGAGCTTAAAGCTACACATTGTAAAAAAATAACTAAAAAAGACGGGGAAATAAGTTTTGATAATGCTAGTGATTTATATAATAAATATAGAGCCTTTACTCCTTGGCCAGCAATTTATTTATCAAGTGCTTTAAAATTAAAACATATAGAACTATTAGAAGTTCATTCTGTAAATGAAAAAGGTAAAATTTTACTAATTGATAAAAAATCTATTGTAGTTGGATGCGAAAAGGGAAGTATTCGTATTTTTAAAGTTCAACCAGCATCTAAAAAAGAGATGGATATACTTTCATATATTAATGGAAAAAGATTAAATCTTGCAGATACTTTATCTTGA
- a CDS encoding AAA family ATPase, which yields MSEVIVIANQKGGVGKTTTAVNLAASLAVAEKKVLLIDADPQANATTSLGFHRNDYEFNIYHVLIGTKKLKDIILKSDLPTLHLAPSNIGLVGIEKEYYDNDNKDGRELVLKKAIANIKKDYDYIIIDSPPALGPMTINALSASNSVIIPIQCEFFALEGLAQLLNTVKLVRKSINPKLSIKGFLPTMFSSQNNLSKQVFADLSQHFKGKLFKDSKNKYIVVPRNVKLAEAPSFGKPAILYDVKSMGSIAYQNLAQTIIS from the coding sequence ATGAGTGAAGTAATAGTAATAGCAAATCAAAAAGGTGGTGTTGGTAAAACAACAACTGCTGTAAATCTAGCGGCTTCACTTGCTGTTGCAGAAAAAAAAGTGCTTCTTATAGATGCTGATCCACAAGCGAATGCGACAACATCTTTAGGTTTTCATAGAAATGATTATGAATTTAATATTTATCATGTTCTTATAGGGACTAAAAAATTAAAAGATATAATTTTAAAGTCAGATTTACCTACCTTGCATCTTGCACCTTCAAATATAGGTTTAGTAGGAATTGAGAAAGAATACTATGATAATGATAATAAAGATGGAAGAGAATTAGTTTTAAAAAAAGCAATAGCAAATATAAAAAAAGATTATGATTATATTATTATAGATTCTCCTCCAGCACTTGGTCCAATGACAATAAATGCACTTTCAGCTTCAAATTCTGTTATCATACCTATCCAATGTGAATTTTTTGCGCTTGAAGGTCTTGCACAACTCTTAAACACTGTAAAGTTAGTTAGAAAGTCTATAAACCCAAAATTAAGCATAAAAGGTTTTTTACCAACTATGTTTAGTTCTCAAAACAATTTATCAAAACAAGTTTTTGCTGACCTTTCTCAACACTTTAAAGGTAAACTATTTAAAGATTCAAAAAATAAATATATAGTAGTTCCAAGAAATGTAAAACTAGCAGAAGCTCCATCTTTTGGAAAACCGGCTATATTATATGATGTTAAATCAATGGGCTCTATCGCTTATCAAAACTTAGCACAAACAATAATATCGTGA